One Bacillus amyloliquefaciens DSM 7 = ATCC 23350 DNA window includes the following coding sequences:
- the ssbA gene encoding single-stranded DNA-binding protein SsbA has protein sequence MLNRVVLVGRLTKDPELRYTPSGAAVATFTLAVNRTFTNQSGEREADFINCVTWRKQAENVANFLKKGSLAGVDGRLQTRNYENQQGQRVFVTEVQAESVQFLEPKNSGGSGSGGYNEGNSGGGQYFGGGQNDNPFGGNQNNQRRNQGNSFNDDPFANDGKPIDISDDDLPF, from the coding sequence ATGCTTAACCGAGTTGTATTAGTCGGAAGACTAACAAAAGACCCAGAGCTTCGTTATACGCCAAGCGGTGCGGCTGTCGCCACGTTTACTCTAGCTGTGAATCGTACATTCACGAACCAGTCTGGAGAACGTGAAGCCGATTTCATTAATTGTGTCACTTGGAGAAAACAAGCCGAAAACGTTGCAAACTTTCTTAAAAAAGGAAGCCTTGCCGGCGTAGACGGCCGTCTTCAGACAAGAAATTATGAAAATCAGCAGGGACAGCGTGTCTTCGTGACAGAAGTCCAAGCTGAAAGTGTTCAATTTCTTGAGCCTAAAAACAGCGGCGGTTCTGGTTCAGGCGGATACAACGAAGGAAACAGCGGCGGAGGCCAATACTTTGGCGGAGGCCAAAATGATAATCCGTTCGGCGGAAATCAGAACAACCAGAGAAGAAATCAAGGGAACAGCTTTAATGATGATCCATTTGCCAACGACGGCAAGCCGATTGACATCTCGGATGATGATCTTCCGTTCTAA
- the rpsR gene encoding 30S ribosomal protein S18 — translation MAGGRRGGRAKRRKVCYFTSNGITHIDYKDVDLLRKFVSERGKILPRRVTGTNAKYQRKLTIAIKRARQMALLPYVTGE, via the coding sequence ATGGCAGGAGGACGCAGAGGCGGTCGTGCGAAACGCCGTAAGGTTTGTTACTTCACTTCTAACGGCATTACGCACATCGATTACAAAGATGTAGATCTTCTTAGAAAGTTTGTTTCTGAGCGTGGTAAAATCTTACCTCGCCGTGTAACTGGAACAAACGCGAAATACCAACGTAAATTGACTATCGCGATCAAACGCGCACGTCAAATGGCTTTACTTCCATACGTAACTGGCGAGTAA
- the rpsF gene encoding 30S ribosomal protein S6 has translation MKKYEVMYIIRPNIDEESKKAVIERFNNVLTSNGAEITGTKDWGKRRLAYEINDFRDGFYQILNVQSDAAAVSEFDRLAKISDDIIRHIVVKEEE, from the coding sequence ATGAAAAAGTACGAAGTTATGTACATTATCCGTCCGAACATTGACGAAGAGTCAAAGAAGGCAGTTATCGAGCGTTTCAACAACGTTTTGACTTCTAACGGAGCGGAGATCACTGGAACAAAAGATTGGGGTAAACGTCGTCTTGCTTACGAAATCAACGATTTCCGTGACGGTTTCTACCAAATCTTAAACGTTCAGTCTGACGCTGCAGCGGTTTCTGAATTCGACCGTTTAGCTAAGATCAGTGACGATATCATTCGCCACATCGTTGTTAAAGAAGAAGAATAA